A window of Tautonia plasticadhaerens contains these coding sequences:
- a CDS encoding sodium:calcium antiporter has translation MSGSTWPPWADVAVFLAAAAVIALAGSRLARLGDRLADRTGIGEAMAGTLLLGMFTSLPGLVASITAAIDGRAALALSNAVGGIAAQTAFLAVADVFHRKANLEHAAASIANVLQVIVLLMLLTLVLIGVASPPVSVLHVSPITPVLLAATLLGFRLAFRGGREPMWRPERTEETVVDLPEPGAGDEPLGPMILDFLACAAVIGLCGFAIARAAGHFGERAGIPEVLMGGLFTAVATSIPELITTVSAVRIGALTLAVADIVGGNVFDVVFVVAADLAFLGGSIFHAPGIGRREVFLLGITILLNVILVLGLVSRERHGPANIGFESVLMLLIYVAGLATLPFIAEGPLGS, from the coding sequence GTGTCCGGATCAACCTGGCCCCCCTGGGCCGACGTGGCGGTCTTCCTCGCGGCGGCGGCGGTGATCGCCCTGGCGGGCTCCCGGCTGGCGAGGCTGGGGGACCGGCTCGCCGACCGCACCGGCATCGGCGAGGCGATGGCGGGCACGCTGCTGCTCGGCATGTTCACCTCGCTGCCGGGCCTGGTCGCCTCGATCACCGCCGCGATCGACGGCCGGGCGGCCCTGGCCCTGAGCAACGCCGTCGGCGGGATCGCCGCGCAGACGGCCTTCCTCGCCGTCGCCGACGTCTTCCACCGCAAGGCGAACCTGGAGCACGCCGCCGCCTCGATCGCCAACGTCTTGCAGGTGATCGTCCTGCTGATGCTGCTGACCCTGGTGCTGATCGGCGTCGCGTCCCCCCCCGTCTCGGTCCTCCACGTCAGCCCGATCACCCCCGTGCTGCTGGCGGCGACGTTGCTCGGCTTCCGGCTCGCCTTCCGGGGCGGACGGGAGCCGATGTGGCGGCCCGAGCGCACCGAGGAGACGGTGGTCGACCTCCCCGAGCCGGGGGCCGGGGACGAGCCCCTGGGCCCGATGATCCTCGACTTCCTCGCCTGCGCGGCCGTCATCGGCCTCTGCGGCTTCGCGATCGCCAGGGCCGCCGGCCACTTCGGCGAGCGGGCGGGCATCCCGGAGGTCTTGATGGGGGGCCTCTTCACGGCCGTCGCCACCTCGATCCCGGAGCTGATCACCACCGTCTCGGCCGTCCGGATCGGCGCCCTGACGCTGGCGGTCGCGGACATCGTCGGCGGCAACGTCTTCGACGTCGTCTTCGTCGTCGCCGCCGACCTCGCCTTCCTCGGCGGCTCGATCTTCCACGCCCCGGGGATCGGCCGGCGCGAGGTCTTCCTGCTCGGGATCACGATCCTCCTGAACGTCATCCTCGTGCTCGGGCTGGTCTCCCGGGAGCGTCACGGGCCGGCGAACATCGGCTTCGAGAGCGTGCTGATGCTCCTGATCTACGTCGCCGGCCTCGCCACGCTCCCGTTCATCGCCGAGGGGCCGCTCGGGTCCTGA